The following are encoded in a window of Salvelinus namaycush isolate Seneca unplaced genomic scaffold, SaNama_1.0 Scaffold832, whole genome shotgun sequence genomic DNA:
- the LOC120043002 gene encoding tubulin alpha-1A chain-like isoform X1 yields the protein MRECISVHVGQAGVQMGNACWELYCLEHGIQPDGQMPSDKTIGGGDDSFNTFFSETGAGKHVPRAVFVDLEPTVIDEVRTGTYRQLFHPEQLITGKEDAANNYARGHYTIGKEIIDLVLDRTRKLADQCTGLQGFLIFHSFGGGTGSGFTSLLMERLSVDYGKKSKLEFAIYPAPQVSTAVVEPYNSILTTHTTLEHSDCAFMVDNEAIYDICRRNLDIERPTYTNLNRLIGQIVSSITASLRFDGALNVDLTEFQTNLVPYPRIHFPLATYAPVISAEKAYHEMLSVAEITNACFEPANQMVKCDPRHGKYMACCLLYRGDVVPKDVNSAIATIKTKRTIQFVDWCPTGFKVGINYQPPTVVPGGDLAKVQRAVCMLSNTTAIAEAWARLDHKFDLMYAKRAFVHWYVGEGMEEGEFSEAREDMAALEKDYEEVGTDSVGDEGEEEGEEY from the exons ATG CGTGAATGCATCTCTGTCCACGTCGGCCAGGCAGGTGTCCAGATGGGCAATGCATGCTGGGAACTGTACTGCCTGGAACATGGGATCCAGCCTGATGGACAGATGCCCAGTGATAAGACTATCGGTGGGGGAGATGACTCCTTCAACACCTTCTTCAGTGAGACTGGGGCTGGTAAACATGTTCCTCGTGCAGTCTTTGTGGACCTGGAGCCAACCGTCATCG ACGAGGTCCGCACAGGTACCTACCGCCAGCTGTTCCACCCTGAGCAGCTGATCACAGGCAAGGAGGACGCTGCCAACAACTATGCCCGTGGTCACTACACCATTGGCAAGGAGATCATCGACCTGGTACTCGACCGGACGCGCAAACTG GCTGACCAGTGCACTGGTCTCCAGGGCTTCCTGATCTTCCACAGCTTTGGAGGAGGCACCGGCTCTGGGTTCACCTCCCTGCTGATGGAACGTCTCTCTGTCGACTATGGGAAGAAGTCCAAGCTTGAGTTTGCCATCTATCCAGCTCCCCAGGTGTCCACTGCTGTGGTGGAGCCTTACAACTCCATCCTGACCACCCACACCACCCTGGAGCACTCGGACTGTGCCTTCATGGTGGACAATGAGGCCATCTATGATATCTGCCGCAGGAACCTGGACATTGAGCGCCCCACCTACACTAACCtcaacaggctgattggtcagatCGTCTCCTCCATCACCGCCTCCCTGCGCTTTGATGGGGCCCTTAATGTGGACCTGACAGAGTTCCAGACCAACTTGGTGCCCTACCCCCGTATACACTTCCCTCTGGCCACCTATGCTCCAGTCATCTCTGCTGAGAAGGCCTATCACGAGATGCTATCAGTGGCTGAGATCACCAACGCCTGCTTTGAGCCAGCCAATCAGATGGTGAAATGTGACCCACGTCACGGCAAGTACATGGCCTGCTGCCTGCTCTACCGTGGTGACGTTGTGCCCAAAGATGTCAACTCTGCCATCGCCACCATCAAGACCAAGCGCACCATCCAGTTTGTGGACTGGTGTCCCACTGGCTTCAAGGTCGGTATCAACTACCAGCCACCCACAGTGGTCCCTGGAGGAGATCTGGCCAAGGTCCAGAGAGCTGTGTGCATGCTGAGCAACACCACAGCCATCGCTGAGGCCTGGGCAAGGCTTGACCACAAGTTTGACCTGATGTACGCAAAGAGAGCCTTTGTGCACTGGTATGTGGGAGAGGGCATGGAGGAGGGAGAGTTCTCAGAGGCCAGAGAAGACATGGCAGCCCTGGAGAAAGATTATGAAGAGGTGGGTACTGACAGTGTAGGGgacgagggggaggaggagggagaggaatatTAA
- the LOC120043002 gene encoding tubulin alpha chain-like isoform X2: MRECISMHVGQAGAQMGNACWELYCLEHGIQPDGQMPSDKTIGGGDDSFNTFFSETGAGKHVPRAVFVDLEPTVIDEVRTGTYRQLFHPEQLITGKEDAANNYARGHYTIGKEIIDLVLDKTRKLADQCTGLQGFLIFHSFGGGTGSGFTSLLMERLSVDYGKKSKLEFAVYPAPQVSTAVVEPYNSILTTHTTLEHSDCAFMVDNEAIYDICRRNLDIERPTYTNLNRLIGQIVSSITASLRFDGALNVDLTEFQTNLVPYPRIHFPLATYAPVISAEKAYHEQLSVADITNACFEPANQMVKCDPRHGKYMACCLLYRGDVVPKDVNSAIATIKTKRTIQFVDWCPTGFKVGINYQPPTVVPGGDLAKVQRAVCMLSNTTAIAEAWARLDHKFDLMYAKRAFVHWYVGEGMEEGEFSEAREDMAALEKDYEEVGTDSIGEEDEEGEEY; the protein is encoded by the exons ATG CGTGAGTGTATTTCTATGCATGTCGGCCAGGCCGGAGCCCAGATGGGCAATGCATGCTGGGAATTGTACTGCCTTGAGCATGGGATCCAGCCTGATGGACAGATGCCCAGTGATAAGACAATCGGAGGGGGAGATGACTCGTTCAACACCTTCTTCAGTGAGACTGGGGCTGGCAAACACGTTCCTCGTGCAGTCTTTGTGGACCTGGAGCCAACAGTCATCG ATGAAGTACGCACAGGTACCTACCGCCAGCTGTTCCACCCTGAGCAGCTGATCACAGGCAAGGAGGACGCTGCCAACAACTATGCCCGTGGTCACTACACCATTGGCAAGGAGATCATCGACCTGGTACTCGATAAGACTCGCAAACTG GCTGACCAGTGCACTGGGCTCCAGGGCTTCCTGATCTTCCACAGCTTTGGAGGAGGCACCGGCTCTGGGTTCACCTCCCTGTTGATGGAACGTCTCTCTGTCGACTATGGGAAGAAGTCCAAGCTTGAATTTGCTGTTTACCCTGCTCCCCAAGTTTCTACGGCTGTGGTGGAGCCTTACAACTCCATCCTGACTACCCATACCACCCTTGAGCACTCGGACTGTGCCTTCATGGTGGACAATGAGGCCATCTATGATATCTGCCGCAGGAACCTCGACATTGAGCGCCCCACCTACACCAACCtcaacaggctgattggtcagatCGTCTCCTCCATCACCGCCTCCCTGCGTTTCGATGGAGCTCTCAATGTGGACCTGACAGAGTTCCAGACCAACTTGGTGCCTTACCCCCGTATCCACTTCCCTCTGGCCACCTATGCTCCAGTCATCTCTGCTGAGAAGGCCTACCATGAGCAGCTGTCTGTTGCTGACATCACCAACGCCTGCTTTGAGCCAGCCAATCAGATGGTGAAATGTGACCCACGTCACGGCAAGTACATGGCCTGCTGCCTGCTCTACCGTGGTGACGTTGTGCCCAAAGATGTCAACTCTGCCATCGCCACCATCAAGACCAAGCGCACCATCCAGTTTGTGGACTGGTGTCCCACTGGCTTCAAGGTCGGTATCAACTACCAGCCACCCACAGTGGTCCCTGGAGGAGATCTGGCCAAGGTCCAGAGAGCTGTGTGTATGCTGAGCAACACCACAGCCATCGCTGAGGCCTGGGCCAGGCTTGACCACAAGTTTGACCTGATGTACGCCAAGAGAGCCTTTGTGCACTGGTATGTGGGAGAGGGCATGGAGGAGGGAGAGTTCTCAGAGGCCAGAGAAGACATGGCAGCCCTGGAGAAGGATTATGAAGAGGTGGGTACTGACAGCATCggagaagaagatgaagaaggaGAGGAGTACTAA
- the LOC120043002 gene encoding tubulin alpha chain-like isoform X3: MRECISVHVGQAGVQMGNACWELYCLEHGIQPDGQMPSDKTIGGGDDSFNTFFSETGAGKHVPRAVFVDLEPTVIDEVRTGTYRQLFHPEQLITGKEDAANNYARGHYTIGKEIIDLVLDRTRKLADQCTGLQGFLIFHSFGGGTGSGFTSLLMERLSVDYGKKSKLEFAIYPAPQVSTAVVEPYNSILTTHTTLEHSDCAFMVDNEAIYDICRRNLDIERPTYTNLNRLIGQIVSSITASLRFDGALNVDLTEFQTNLVPYPRIHFPLATYAPVISAEKAYHEMLSVAEITNACFEPANQMVKCDPRHGKYMACCLLYRGDVVPKDVNSAIATIKTKRTIQFVDWCPTGFKVGINYQPPTVVPGGDLAKVQRAVCMLSNTTAIAEAWARLDHKFDLMYAKRAFVHWYVGEGMEEGEFSEAREDMAALEKDYEEVGTDSIGEEDEEGEEY, translated from the exons ATG CGTGAATGCATCTCTGTCCACGTCGGCCAGGCAGGTGTCCAGATGGGCAATGCATGCTGGGAACTGTACTGCCTGGAACATGGGATCCAGCCTGATGGACAGATGCCCAGTGATAAGACTATCGGTGGGGGAGATGACTCCTTCAACACCTTCTTCAGTGAGACTGGGGCTGGTAAACATGTTCCTCGTGCAGTCTTTGTGGACCTGGAGCCAACCGTCATCG ACGAGGTCCGCACAGGTACCTACCGCCAGCTGTTCCACCCTGAGCAGCTGATCACAGGCAAGGAGGACGCTGCCAACAACTATGCCCGTGGTCACTACACCATTGGCAAGGAGATCATCGACCTGGTACTCGACCGGACGCGCAAACTG GCTGACCAGTGCACTGGTCTCCAGGGCTTCCTGATCTTCCACAGCTTTGGAGGAGGCACCGGCTCTGGGTTCACCTCCCTGCTGATGGAACGTCTCTCTGTCGACTATGGGAAGAAGTCCAAGCTTGAGTTTGCCATCTATCCAGCTCCCCAGGTGTCCACTGCTGTGGTGGAGCCTTACAACTCCATCCTGACCACCCACACCACCCTGGAGCACTCGGACTGTGCCTTCATGGTGGACAATGAGGCCATCTATGATATCTGCCGCAGGAACCTGGACATTGAGCGCCCCACCTACACTAACCtcaacaggctgattggtcagatCGTCTCCTCCATCACCGCCTCCCTGCGCTTTGATGGGGCCCTTAATGTGGACCTGACAGAGTTCCAGACCAACTTGGTGCCCTACCCCCGTATACACTTCCCTCTGGCCACCTATGCTCCAGTCATCTCTGCTGAGAAGGCCTATCACGAGATGCTATCAGTGGCTGAGATCACCAACGCCTGCTTTGAGCCAGCCAATCAGATGGTGAAATGTGACCCACGTCACGGCAAGTACATGGCCTGCTGCCTGCTCTACCGTGGTGACGTTGTGCCCAAAGATGTCAACTCTGCCATCGCCACCATCAAGACCAAGCGCACCATCCAGTTTGTGGACTGGTGTCCCACTGGCTTCAAGGTCGGTATCAACTACCAGCCACCCACAGTGGTCCCTGGAGGAGATCTGGCCAAGGTCCAGAGAGCTGTGTGCATGCTGAGCAACACCACAGCCATCGCTGAGGCCTGGGCAAGGCTTGACCACAAGTTTGACCTGATGTACGCAAAGAGAGCCTTTGTGCACTGGTATGTGGGAGAGGGCATGGAGGAGGGAGAGTTCTCAGAGGCCAGAGAAGACATGGCAGCCCTGGAGAAAGATTATGAAGAG GTGGGTACTGACAGCATCggagaagaagatgaagaaggaGAGGAGTACTAA